The following is a genomic window from Desulfovibrio sp. X2.
ACGAGACCGCCCCCTGCTGCCCCGGCTGCGGCAGCGCCAAGACCACGCGCCTCGTCTCCCGCCATTCCCTGAAGACCGGCGCCTCGCCCTTCAAGGGGCTGGACAGCGTCAAGCAGATCCACCCCGCCGCCCGCCCGGCGCACCTGAACCGCGGCCCCGGCGGCCCCACGGGCGGCTGCGGCGGCTGCTCCTCCGGAGGCTGCGGCGGCTGAGCCGTCCGGTCATCCTGGCACAACGAAAAAGGCCGCG
Proteins encoded in this region:
- a CDS encoding zinc ribbon domain-containing protein, with amino-acid sequence MPMYEYVCEDCGREFEELGSMRDETAPCCPGCGSAKTTRLVSRHSLKTGASPFKGLDSVKQIHPAARPAHLNRGPGGPTGGCGGCSSGGCGG